The proteins below are encoded in one region of Aggregicoccus sp. 17bor-14:
- a CDS encoding efflux RND transporter permease subunit: MSRFFIDRPIFAWVLAIITMLAGGLSITRLAISQYPQIAPPTVSVSAFYPGASAKAVEDSVTQIIEQNMKGLDGLLYMSATSEGNGASSVTLTFQNGTDPDIAQVQVQNKLQLATPLLPQVVQQQGISVSKAASGFLMVIGFYSEDGSMKGDDIQDYVSVNLVEPISRVPGVGTTQVFGAKYAMRIWLDPNKLDTYRLSPTDVAAALRAQNQQVVVGQLGGTPAVPGQQLNATITAQDRLQTPEQFRNIVVRTNPDGSALRLGEVARVELGSEDYSFVSRYNGKPATGIAVNLATGANALTTAQGVERALKELQPSFPKGLKAVVPFDTTPFVRVAIKGVVETLLEAIVLVFLVMFLFLQNFRATLIPTIAVPVVLLGTVGVLSALGYSANMLTMFAMVLAIGLLVDDAIVVVENVERVMSEEGLSPVEATRKSMSQITGALVGIGVVLSAVFVPMAFLAGSTGVIYRQFSVTIVTSMALSVLVAIILTPALCATLLKPVPKGHHIKEKGFFGWFNRTFDRGNARYQGAVKGILARRARFMLVFAAMVVLMGVLFFRLPSSFLPQEDQGFMFAMVQTPVGATQERTLNVLKRVEQHFLQEEKDAVQALFTVQGFSFGGSGQNNGIAFINLKPWEERTTPELKVNAVAMRAMMALSQIKDALAFAFPPPAVPELGNAAGFDFYLKDNFGAGHEALTAARNQFLGAAAQSKLLANVRPNGQNDTPQFRVDVDVAKAGALGLQTADINSTLSIAWGGVYIDDFIDRGRVKRVFIQADAPFRMVPEDFNRWSVRNAQGAMVPVSSFASTRWSYGSPRLERFNGVSAMEITGEAAPGVSSGDAMAEVERIVSTLPRGISLEWTGQSYQERAAGAQTPLLYSLSLMLVLLCLAAMYESWGIPLAVLMVAPLGILGTVLATLLRGMERDVYFQVAMLTTVGLSSKNAILIVAFAKENLEQGMGLMEATLHAVGARLRPILMTSLAFGFGVVPLAIATGAGSGAQRAIGTGVLGGMVVGTLLGIFFVPLFFVVVRRLMGGRGGGHTGAPAAGAVPAAAPAAPEHS; this comes from the coding sequence ATGTCTCGATTCTTCATCGACCGACCCATCTTCGCGTGGGTGCTCGCCATCATCACGATGCTCGCGGGCGGGCTCTCCATCACGCGGCTGGCCATCTCCCAATACCCGCAGATCGCGCCGCCCACGGTGAGCGTCAGCGCGTTCTACCCCGGCGCCTCGGCGAAGGCCGTCGAGGACTCGGTGACGCAGATCATCGAGCAGAACATGAAGGGGCTGGACGGGCTGCTCTACATGTCCGCCACCAGCGAGGGCAACGGCGCCTCGTCCGTGACCCTCACCTTCCAGAACGGCACCGACCCGGACATCGCGCAGGTGCAGGTGCAGAACAAGCTGCAGCTGGCGACGCCGCTGCTGCCGCAGGTGGTGCAGCAGCAGGGCATCAGCGTGAGCAAGGCGGCCTCGGGCTTCCTGATGGTCATCGGCTTCTACTCCGAGGACGGGAGCATGAAGGGTGACGACATCCAGGACTACGTCTCGGTGAACCTGGTGGAGCCCATCTCCCGCGTGCCGGGCGTGGGCACCACGCAGGTGTTCGGCGCGAAGTACGCGATGCGCATCTGGCTGGACCCGAACAAGCTGGACACCTACCGGCTCTCGCCCACGGACGTGGCGGCGGCCTTGCGCGCGCAGAACCAGCAGGTGGTGGTGGGGCAGCTGGGCGGCACGCCCGCGGTGCCGGGCCAGCAGCTCAACGCGACCATCACCGCGCAGGACCGCCTGCAGACCCCGGAGCAGTTCCGCAACATCGTGGTGCGCACCAACCCGGACGGCTCCGCGCTGCGGCTGGGGGAGGTCGCGCGCGTGGAGCTGGGCAGCGAGGACTACAGCTTCGTCAGCCGCTACAACGGCAAGCCCGCCACGGGCATCGCGGTGAACCTGGCCACCGGCGCCAACGCGCTCACCACGGCGCAGGGCGTGGAGCGGGCGCTCAAGGAGCTGCAGCCCAGCTTCCCCAAGGGGCTCAAGGCGGTGGTGCCCTTCGACACCACGCCCTTCGTGCGGGTGGCGATCAAGGGCGTGGTGGAGACGCTGCTCGAGGCGATCGTCCTGGTGTTCCTGGTGATGTTCCTCTTCCTGCAGAACTTCCGCGCCACCCTCATCCCCACCATCGCGGTGCCGGTGGTGCTGCTGGGCACGGTGGGGGTGCTCAGCGCGCTCGGGTACTCCGCGAACATGCTCACCATGTTCGCGATGGTGCTCGCGATCGGCCTGCTCGTGGACGACGCCATCGTGGTGGTGGAGAACGTGGAGCGCGTGATGAGCGAGGAGGGGCTCTCACCGGTGGAGGCCACGCGCAAGAGCATGAGCCAGATCACCGGCGCGCTGGTGGGCATCGGCGTGGTGCTCTCGGCGGTGTTCGTGCCCATGGCCTTCCTCGCGGGCAGCACGGGCGTCATCTACCGGCAGTTCTCGGTGACCATCGTGACCTCGATGGCGCTCTCGGTGCTGGTGGCGATCATCCTCACCCCGGCGCTGTGCGCGACGCTGCTCAAGCCCGTGCCCAAGGGGCACCACATCAAGGAGAAGGGCTTCTTCGGCTGGTTCAACCGCACCTTCGACCGGGGCAACGCGCGCTACCAGGGCGCGGTGAAGGGCATCCTCGCGCGGCGCGCGCGCTTCATGCTGGTGTTCGCCGCGATGGTGGTGCTGATGGGCGTGCTCTTCTTCCGGCTGCCCAGCTCCTTCCTCCCCCAGGAGGACCAGGGCTTCATGTTCGCCATGGTGCAGACGCCCGTGGGCGCCACCCAGGAGCGCACGCTCAACGTGCTCAAGCGCGTGGAGCAGCACTTCCTGCAGGAAGAGAAGGACGCGGTGCAGGCGCTGTTCACCGTGCAGGGCTTCAGCTTCGGTGGCAGCGGGCAGAACAACGGCATCGCCTTCATCAACCTGAAGCCCTGGGAGGAGCGCACCACGCCCGAGCTGAAGGTGAACGCGGTGGCCATGCGCGCGATGATGGCGCTGAGCCAGATCAAGGACGCGCTCGCCTTCGCCTTCCCGCCTCCGGCGGTGCCCGAGCTGGGCAACGCGGCCGGCTTCGACTTCTACCTGAAGGACAACTTCGGCGCGGGGCACGAGGCGCTCACGGCCGCGCGCAACCAGTTCCTGGGCGCCGCGGCGCAGAGCAAGCTGCTCGCGAACGTGCGCCCCAACGGCCAGAACGACACGCCGCAGTTCCGCGTGGACGTGGACGTGGCCAAGGCGGGCGCGCTGGGGCTGCAGACCGCGGACATCAACTCCACGCTCTCCATCGCGTGGGGCGGCGTGTACATCGACGACTTCATCGACCGCGGGCGCGTGAAGCGCGTGTTCATCCAGGCGGACGCCCCCTTCCGCATGGTGCCCGAGGACTTCAACCGCTGGAGCGTGCGCAACGCGCAGGGCGCGATGGTGCCGGTGTCCTCCTTCGCCTCCACGCGCTGGAGCTACGGCAGCCCGCGCCTCGAGCGCTTCAATGGCGTGTCCGCCATGGAGATCACCGGCGAGGCGGCGCCCGGGGTGAGCTCGGGTGACGCGATGGCGGAGGTGGAGCGCATCGTCTCCACGCTGCCGCGCGGCATCAGCCTGGAGTGGACGGGCCAGTCCTACCAGGAGCGCGCGGCGGGCGCCCAGACGCCCCTGCTCTACTCGCTCTCGCTGATGCTGGTGCTGCTGTGCCTCGCCGCCATGTACGAGAGCTGGGGCATCCCGCTCGCCGTGCTGATGGTGGCGCCGCTGGGCATCCTCGGCACGGTGCTCGCCACGCTGCTGCGCGGCATGGAGCGCGACGTGTACTTCCAGGTGGCCATGCTCACCACCGTGGGCCTCTCCAGCAAGAACGCCATCCTCATCGTCGCGTTCGCGAAGGAGAACCTCGAGCAGGGCATGGGCCTCATGGAGGCCACGCTGCACGCGGTGGGCGCGCGCCTGCGCCCCATCCTGATGACCTCGCTGGCCTTCGGCTTCGGCGTGGTGCCGCTCGCCATCGCCACCGGCGCGGGCTCCGGCGCCCAGCGCGCCATCGGCACCGGCGTGCTCGGCGGCATGGTGGTGGGCACCCTGCTCGGCATCTTCTTCGTGCCCCTGTTCTTCGTCGTCGTGCGGCGCCTGATGGGCGGGCGCGGCGGCGGGCACACGGGCGCGCCGGCGGCAGGGGCCGTGCCGGCGGCGGCTCCGGCGGCGCCGGAGCACAGCTGA
- a CDS encoding mannose-1-phosphate guanylyltransferase: MALYPVIMAGGSGTRFWPLSRKARPKQFLPLASKAPLIADTVGRLKGLASVKDTFVVCGPPHAKAASKLVKGLPKQNLLVEPVARNTAPAIALAALHVAARDPRGILVVLPSDHHVADPAAFRATLQEAAHVAQDGHLVTLGIQPHHPETGYGYIQVGEPLAPGGAGKRVRAFREKPDLATAQGYLQSGDYLWNGGIFVFRADAILQALGEHMPEMKKGLEALRKSVGKRTYAGVLKKVFPKLPSQSIDYGVMEKASNIAVLPGDFGWSDVGSFAAIPEVRPADASGNVVSGEGAVLVDCKGCVVLAEKRPLAVVGLTDTVVVDSGDAVLVVPRNRSQDVRQVVEALKARKLDKYL, from the coding sequence ATGGCCCTCTACCCCGTCATCATGGCCGGCGGCTCCGGCACGCGCTTCTGGCCCCTCTCGCGCAAGGCGCGCCCCAAGCAGTTCCTCCCCCTCGCCAGCAAGGCGCCGCTCATCGCGGACACCGTGGGCCGCCTCAAGGGGCTCGCCTCGGTGAAGGACACCTTCGTGGTGTGCGGCCCGCCGCACGCCAAGGCCGCGAGCAAGCTGGTGAAGGGCCTGCCGAAGCAGAACCTGCTGGTGGAGCCGGTGGCGCGCAACACGGCGCCCGCCATCGCGCTCGCCGCGCTGCACGTGGCGGCGCGCGACCCGCGCGGCATCCTGGTGGTGCTGCCCTCGGACCACCACGTCGCCGACCCCGCCGCCTTCCGCGCGACGCTGCAGGAGGCCGCGCACGTGGCGCAGGACGGGCACCTCGTCACGCTGGGCATCCAGCCGCACCACCCGGAGACGGGCTACGGCTACATCCAGGTGGGCGAGCCGCTCGCGCCGGGCGGCGCGGGCAAGCGCGTGCGCGCCTTCCGCGAGAAGCCGGACCTGGCCACCGCGCAGGGCTACCTCCAGAGCGGCGACTACCTGTGGAACGGCGGCATCTTCGTCTTCCGCGCGGACGCCATCCTGCAGGCGCTCGGCGAGCACATGCCCGAGATGAAGAAGGGCCTGGAGGCGCTGCGCAAGAGCGTGGGCAAGCGCACCTACGCGGGCGTGCTGAAGAAGGTGTTCCCGAAGCTGCCCAGCCAGTCCATCGACTACGGGGTGATGGAGAAGGCCTCGAACATCGCGGTGCTGCCGGGTGACTTCGGCTGGTCGGACGTGGGCTCCTTCGCCGCCATCCCCGAGGTGCGCCCCGCGGACGCGAGCGGCAACGTGGTGAGCGGCGAGGGCGCGGTGCTGGTGGACTGCAAGGGCTGCGTGGTGCTCGCCGAGAAGCGCCCCCTCGCGGTGGTGGGCCTCACCGACACGGTGGTGGTGGACTCGGGCGACGCGGTGCTCGTGGTCCCGCGCAACCGCAGCCAGGACGTGCGCCAGGTCGTCGAGGCGCTCAAGGCGCGCAAGCTGGACAAGTACCTGTAG
- a CDS encoding GDSL-type esterase/lipase family protein: MSSPRLPTGATLALTAALALGLSLAPLPDALRPLPQLARGPLAPGLLALLRPARRGADRPPPPAQPLDAEPSEEAEPALAEAALTGAAPAPPPLDARQLHALAGDAEQGLGEATRAKAAALEALRAQLGAAHVELEPGCRRAGATAGSCEEEALAPFFAALRALDTGGAQAPVRVVHLGDSLVASDHITDLLRARLQERHGSGGAGLLFIDRPQKSGRGVRAGTASAGFQVTRLTDLEVPPGQAGLLGVTFSTAAGASETARFDAAGARVAELFFLAQPGGGSVQVSVDGRVLQRVQTRFERAQPAFARLSLPAGARELLLRTQGKVELHGVSLERGGPGVVYDTVGLAGADARVFLRAQAPVFRAELRRRHPSLVVLMLGGNEAFRLSRGWTSEVEVRRDADALALRVREQVPEAACLVVGPLDAAVRTLGGELVARKGTAPVARILREVAQARGCAFWDAQAAMGGEGAAERWLAAGVLHEDLVHPRARGSDLMGHLLDFALARAFARSRPPDAAVAAAVPDPAGLHFPEALARTFAAWRAREAGAPERLAIAQLGASHTAAHYFSDHLREVLTARFGERGRGFIAAGKSSPRLERAKVTRALSEGWTVEDALATPAADPQTSRVWGLTGTRAVGAPEATLRIAFCEGCADEAGAPAVPATLQLSWVAAAGGSVPELLVDGERVPLSAGPAPAAPGLRITQLPVQGAAHTLELRNPGPAPLTVLGAALELERPGLVYDALGLPSATAATLASFEPGSLAQQLKARHPGLLVLWYGTNEASAPALDAERYRTEYGKLIAQLREATGAECLLIGPTDRLAEGGGEAPSLATVLQVLPEVARAQGCAYWSARAAMGGELSMVRWQRAEPALGLPDGVHLTPVGYERLADLFLADVLAAYAHAGTSPAQPRAVAEGQKP; encoded by the coding sequence TTGTCCTCGCCCCGCCTCCCCACCGGCGCCACCCTGGCCCTCACCGCGGCGCTCGCGCTGGGGCTGAGCCTGGCGCCGCTCCCCGACGCCCTCCGCCCCCTGCCGCAGCTCGCGCGCGGGCCGCTCGCCCCCGGGCTGCTCGCGCTGCTGCGGCCGGCGCGCCGGGGCGCGGACCGCCCGCCGCCGCCCGCGCAGCCCCTGGACGCGGAGCCGAGCGAGGAGGCCGAGCCCGCGCTCGCCGAGGCCGCGCTCACCGGAGCCGCCCCCGCCCCACCTCCGCTGGACGCGAGGCAGCTGCACGCGCTCGCGGGCGACGCGGAGCAGGGCCTGGGTGAGGCCACGCGCGCGAAGGCGGCGGCGCTCGAGGCGCTGCGCGCGCAGCTGGGCGCCGCGCACGTGGAGCTGGAGCCGGGCTGCCGGCGGGCGGGGGCCACGGCGGGCTCGTGCGAGGAGGAGGCGCTCGCGCCCTTCTTCGCGGCCCTGCGCGCGCTGGACACGGGGGGCGCGCAGGCGCCCGTGCGGGTGGTGCACCTGGGCGACTCGCTCGTGGCCTCGGACCACATCACGGACCTCTTGCGCGCGCGGCTGCAGGAGCGCCACGGCTCGGGCGGCGCGGGGCTGCTCTTCATCGACCGGCCGCAGAAGAGCGGGCGCGGCGTGCGCGCGGGCACGGCGAGCGCGGGCTTCCAGGTGACGCGCCTCACGGACCTGGAGGTGCCGCCGGGCCAGGCGGGGCTGCTGGGCGTCACCTTCTCCACGGCCGCGGGCGCGAGCGAGACGGCGCGCTTCGACGCCGCGGGCGCGCGCGTGGCCGAGCTCTTCTTCCTCGCGCAGCCGGGTGGCGGCAGCGTGCAGGTGTCGGTGGACGGGCGGGTGCTGCAGCGGGTGCAGACGCGCTTCGAGCGCGCGCAGCCCGCGTTCGCGCGCCTGAGCCTTCCGGCCGGCGCGCGCGAGCTGCTGCTGCGCACGCAGGGAAAGGTGGAGCTGCACGGGGTGAGCCTCGAGCGCGGCGGGCCCGGCGTGGTCTACGACACGGTGGGGCTGGCCGGCGCGGACGCGCGCGTGTTCCTGCGCGCGCAGGCCCCCGTGTTCCGCGCGGAGCTGCGCCGCCGCCACCCGTCCCTCGTGGTGCTGATGCTGGGGGGCAACGAGGCCTTCCGGCTCTCGCGCGGGTGGACGAGCGAGGTGGAGGTGCGCCGCGACGCGGACGCGCTCGCCCTGCGCGTGCGCGAGCAGGTGCCGGAGGCGGCCTGCCTCGTGGTGGGGCCGCTGGATGCGGCGGTGCGCACGCTGGGCGGCGAGCTGGTGGCGCGCAAGGGCACGGCCCCGGTGGCGCGCATCCTGCGCGAGGTGGCGCAGGCGCGCGGCTGCGCCTTCTGGGACGCGCAGGCGGCGATGGGCGGCGAGGGCGCGGCGGAGCGCTGGCTCGCGGCCGGGGTGCTGCACGAGGACCTGGTGCACCCGCGCGCCCGCGGCTCGGACCTGATGGGCCACCTGCTGGACTTCGCGCTCGCGCGCGCCTTCGCCCGCAGCCGCCCGCCCGATGCGGCCGTGGCAGCGGCGGTGCCGGACCCCGCGGGGCTGCACTTCCCCGAGGCGCTCGCGCGCACCTTCGCCGCCTGGCGCGCGCGCGAGGCCGGGGCCCCCGAGCGCCTCGCCATCGCGCAGCTGGGCGCGAGCCACACCGCGGCCCACTATTTCAGCGACCACCTGCGCGAGGTGCTCACCGCGCGCTTCGGCGAGCGCGGCCGCGGCTTCATCGCCGCGGGCAAGAGCTCGCCGCGCCTCGAGCGCGCGAAGGTCACGCGCGCGCTCTCCGAGGGCTGGACGGTGGAGGATGCGCTGGCCACGCCCGCGGCAGACCCCCAGACGAGCCGCGTGTGGGGCCTCACCGGCACGCGCGCGGTGGGCGCTCCCGAGGCCACCCTGCGCATCGCCTTCTGCGAGGGGTGCGCCGATGAGGCCGGGGCCCCCGCCGTGCCGGCGACCCTGCAGCTCTCCTGGGTGGCGGCGGCGGGCGGCAGCGTGCCGGAGCTGCTGGTGGACGGCGAGCGGGTGCCCCTGTCCGCAGGGCCCGCGCCGGCGGCGCCCGGCCTGCGCATCACCCAGCTGCCGGTGCAGGGCGCGGCGCACACGCTCGAGCTGCGCAACCCCGGCCCCGCGCCCCTCACCGTGCTGGGCGCGGCGCTGGAGCTGGAGCGCCCGGGCCTCGTCTACGACGCGCTGGGGCTGCCCAGCGCCACGGCCGCGACGCTCGCCTCCTTCGAGCCCGGGTCGCTCGCGCAGCAGCTCAAGGCGCGCCACCCCGGCCTGCTGGTGCTCTGGTACGGCACCAACGAGGCGAGCGCGCCGGCGCTGGATGCCGAGCGCTACCGCACCGAGTACGGGAAGCTCATCGCGCAGTTGCGCGAGGCCACGGGGGCGGAGTGCCTGCTCATCGGCCCCACGGACCGGCTCGCGGAGGGCGGCGGAGAGGCGCCCAGCCTCGCCACCGTGCTGCAGGTGCTGCCCGAGGTGGCGAGGGCGCAGGGCTGCGCGTACTGGAGCGCGCGCGCGGCGATGGGCGGCGAGCTGAGCATGGTGCGCTGGCAGCGCGCCGAGCCCGCGCTGGGGCTGCCGGACGGCGTGCACCTCACCCCCGTGGGCTACGAGCGGCTCGCGGACCTCTTCCTCGCGGACGTGCTCGCCGCGTATGCGCACGCGGGCACCTCGCCCGCCCAGCCGCGCGCCGTGGCGGAGGGACAGAAGCCGTGA
- a CDS encoding lipoate--protein ligase family protein, whose amino-acid sequence MSPSPPDAPAPAAPVWNLLEQLEGASGAWQMALDEALLEEAAANPDFRPTLRLYVFSPGCLSLGRTQKLASVDAEGARAEGLHLVRRVTGGSGVLHHGELTYSVVARTAPPFADDIEQNYTLLSRALAAGLARHFGVSAELEPSRPAAGPGAAHGACFLTPALKELKVGGRKLVGSAQRRVRGALLQHGALPLRTDYALHGRLFGLAPERLRGAMVDLEEAAGRAVSHAEAARALRTGFEEQLGVRWSEGGLGAGSEARVRARAEQLVAGRYGLEAWTREGQDAMSNPAALDRPLSDGGFAAKAPRVE is encoded by the coding sequence ATGAGCCCCTCCCCTCCCGACGCCCCGGCACCGGCTGCCCCCGTGTGGAACCTCCTCGAGCAGCTGGAAGGGGCGAGCGGCGCCTGGCAGATGGCGCTGGACGAGGCGCTGCTGGAGGAGGCGGCGGCGAACCCGGACTTCCGCCCCACGCTGCGGCTCTACGTGTTCTCCCCCGGCTGCCTCAGCCTGGGGCGCACCCAGAAGCTCGCGAGCGTGGACGCGGAAGGGGCGCGCGCCGAGGGGCTGCACCTGGTGCGGCGGGTGACGGGCGGCTCGGGGGTACTGCACCACGGCGAGCTCACCTACAGCGTGGTGGCGCGCACGGCGCCGCCCTTCGCGGACGACATCGAGCAGAACTACACCCTGCTGTCGCGCGCGCTCGCGGCGGGGCTCGCGCGCCACTTCGGCGTGAGCGCGGAGCTCGAGCCCTCGCGGCCGGCCGCAGGCCCGGGCGCGGCGCACGGGGCCTGCTTCCTCACGCCGGCGCTCAAGGAGCTCAAGGTGGGAGGGCGCAAGCTGGTGGGCAGCGCGCAGCGGCGGGTGCGCGGGGCGCTCTTGCAGCACGGCGCCCTGCCGCTGCGCACGGACTACGCGCTGCACGGGCGGCTGTTCGGGCTCGCCCCGGAGCGGCTGCGCGGCGCGATGGTGGACCTGGAGGAGGCGGCGGGCCGGGCGGTGAGCCACGCCGAGGCGGCCCGGGCGCTGCGAACGGGCTTCGAGGAGCAGCTGGGGGTGCGCTGGAGCGAGGGGGGCTTGGGCGCCGGGAGCGAGGCCCGGGTGCGCGCGCGCGCCGAGCAGCTCGTGGCCGGGCGCTACGGGCTCGAGGCCTGGACGCGCGAGGGCCAGGACGCGATGTCGAATCCGGCCGCGCTCGATCGTCCTCTTTCCGATGGCGGTTTTGCAGCCAAGGCCCCCCGCGTCGAGTAG
- a CDS encoding efflux RND transporter periplasmic adaptor subunit has translation MSSLPPSSRPALSGLLVGLALALGCHGGGGGGGEGGPGGGGGGPPQGMPPPAVTVVTLHAGPVMLTRELPGRTNPFLVAEVRPQVNGIVEKRLFTEGGVVKAGQPLYQLDDSTYRAEHASAQAQLERAQATLTQQELNAKRAGELARMGSISTAEHERAEATFRQAQADVKAAQAAVQRTAVTLSYARIVSPISGRIGKSSVTQGALVTANQPQALATVQQLDPIYVDLTQSSAELLELRKAVAAGTLERADSAPVTVLLEDGSRYSHQGKLAFSDVTVDPGTGSYSLRVQVPNPDNVLLPGMYVRALVGNGVREQGLLVPQQGVARDPKGDATALVVNKEGKVEPRVVKASRTVGDKWLVDSGLVDGDRVIVEGLQKVQPGMPVQATEAASAPAEAQGGPPAGPAAGPGAGRGAAAAGRGAGPDAGTGGGAPAAAPTGK, from the coding sequence ATGTCGTCGCTCCCGCCCTCTTCCCGGCCCGCGCTCTCCGGCTTGCTGGTGGGCCTCGCCCTCGCGCTCGGCTGTCACGGTGGTGGCGGTGGCGGCGGTGAGGGAGGCCCCGGCGGCGGCGGCGGCGGTCCGCCCCAGGGCATGCCGCCCCCGGCCGTCACGGTAGTGACGCTGCACGCCGGCCCCGTGATGCTCACGCGCGAGCTGCCCGGGCGCACCAACCCCTTCCTGGTGGCGGAGGTGCGGCCCCAGGTGAACGGCATCGTGGAGAAGCGCCTCTTCACCGAGGGCGGGGTGGTGAAGGCGGGCCAGCCGCTCTACCAGCTGGACGACTCCACCTACCGCGCGGAGCACGCGAGCGCGCAGGCGCAGCTCGAGCGCGCGCAGGCCACGCTCACGCAGCAGGAGCTCAACGCGAAGCGCGCGGGCGAGCTCGCGCGCATGGGCTCCATCAGCACCGCGGAGCACGAGCGCGCGGAGGCGACGTTCCGCCAGGCGCAGGCGGACGTGAAGGCGGCGCAGGCGGCGGTGCAGCGCACGGCGGTGACGCTGAGCTACGCGCGCATCGTCTCGCCCATCTCCGGGCGCATCGGCAAGAGCTCGGTGACGCAGGGGGCGCTGGTGACGGCGAACCAGCCGCAGGCGCTCGCCACGGTGCAGCAGCTGGACCCCATCTACGTGGACCTCACCCAGTCCAGCGCCGAGCTGCTGGAGCTGCGCAAGGCGGTGGCCGCCGGCACGCTGGAGCGCGCGGACAGCGCCCCGGTGACCGTCCTGCTCGAGGACGGCAGCCGCTACTCGCACCAGGGCAAGCTCGCCTTCTCGGACGTGACGGTGGACCCGGGCACCGGCAGCTACTCGCTGCGCGTGCAGGTGCCCAACCCGGACAACGTGCTGCTGCCCGGCATGTACGTGCGCGCGCTGGTGGGCAACGGCGTGCGCGAGCAGGGGCTGCTGGTGCCGCAGCAGGGCGTGGCGCGCGACCCCAAGGGGGACGCCACCGCGCTCGTGGTGAACAAGGAGGGCAAGGTGGAGCCGCGCGTGGTGAAGGCCAGCCGCACCGTGGGCGACAAGTGGCTGGTGGACAGCGGGCTCGTGGACGGGGACCGCGTGATCGTGGAGGGGCTGCAGAAGGTGCAGCCGGGGATGCCGGTGCAGGCCACCGAGGCCGCGAGCGCCCCGGCCGAGGCGCAGGGAGGCCCCCCTGCCGGTCCTGCAGCAGGCCCTGGCGCAGGCCGCGGCGCTGCTGCAGCGGGCCGCGGCGCCGGGCCGGACGCAGGCACTGGCGGCGGCGCCCCCGCCGCTGCACCCACCGGGAAGTGA